From Rhizobium favelukesii, the proteins below share one genomic window:
- the modC gene encoding molybdenum ABC transporter ATP-binding protein, protein MTLVVKAKQRLGAFALDAAFTSECGITALFGRSGSGKTSMIRIIAGLARPDDGQVILDGEVVTDTDRRIFVAKHRRRFGYVFQEARLFPHLSVRHNLSYGRWFAKAAGPAESLDRIVALLGIENLLERRPEKLSGGEKQRVAIGRALLSAPRLLLMDEPLAALDDARKAEVMPYLERLRDEMDIPIVYVSHSITEVARLANQVVVMQDGKVEAVGSALDVLSHPPASFERRDTGALLEGKVESVDAQHRIATIALKSARLRVPGAMLTPGKAVRVRIPSRDVMLAMREPEALSALNILKGTVQNMTQADDATVDVLMDCGGDIILSRITSFSAERLGVCIGAPVFAVIKTVALEQ, encoded by the coding sequence ATGACGCTCGTCGTGAAAGCAAAGCAGCGGCTTGGTGCCTTCGCGCTTGATGCCGCCTTTACGTCGGAGTGCGGTATCACAGCGCTTTTCGGTCGTTCCGGTTCCGGCAAGACGTCTATGATCCGTATCATTGCCGGTTTGGCGCGGCCCGACGATGGACAGGTGATCCTCGACGGCGAGGTCGTCACGGATACCGACCGGCGAATCTTTGTTGCGAAGCATCGCCGCAGGTTCGGTTATGTCTTCCAGGAGGCGCGGCTGTTTCCGCACCTCAGCGTCCGTCACAACCTGTCCTATGGTCGGTGGTTTGCCAAAGCCGCCGGTCCGGCGGAGAGCCTGGATCGAATTGTTGCATTGCTCGGCATCGAAAACTTGCTCGAGCGCAGGCCGGAAAAGCTCTCCGGTGGCGAGAAGCAACGCGTGGCAATTGGCCGGGCGCTGCTCTCTGCTCCGCGTCTGCTATTGATGGACGAGCCGCTGGCGGCTTTGGATGATGCCCGAAAGGCCGAGGTCATGCCCTATCTCGAGCGGCTGCGCGACGAGATGGATATTCCGATCGTCTATGTCAGCCATTCGATCACCGAGGTAGCGCGCCTCGCCAATCAGGTCGTGGTCATGCAGGATGGCAAGGTGGAGGCGGTCGGTTCAGCCTTGGATGTGCTGAGCCATCCGCCCGCCTCGTTCGAACGGCGTGACACTGGTGCTCTCCTCGAAGGTAAAGTGGAAAGCGTCGACGCACAGCATCGCATTGCGACGATTGCCTTAAAATCGGCCCGGCTTCGTGTCCCGGGAGCGATGCTCACACCTGGCAAGGCCGTTCGCGTCCGGATCCCCTCCCGTGATGTCATGCTCGCGATGAGAGAGCCCGAGGCACTAAGCGCGTTGAACATTCTGAAGGGCACTGTTCAGAACATGACGCAGGCTGATGACGCGACGGTCGATGTTCTGATGGATTGTGGCGGGGATATCATTCTTTCCCGGATTACAAGCTTTTCGGCAGAGCGGCTGGGCGTGTGCATCGGGGCGCCGGTCTTCGCCGTCATAAAGACTGTCGCCCTGGAACAATGA
- the rsfS gene encoding ribosome silencing factor: MFCHSEKGKALTTVHAKGKTLAVVPKSPERGADAAARALHAVLTSLEDSKAEDIVTIDIAGKSALGDFMVVVSGRSNRHVMAISDHLLTDLKDEGLGSARVEGQEGGDWILIDTGDVIVHVFRPEIREFYNIEKMWAAPDMDEETVH, from the coding sequence ATGTTTTGTCATTCCGAGAAAGGGAAAGCGCTGACAACAGTACACGCCAAGGGAAAAACGCTTGCCGTTGTCCCAAAGAGCCCGGAACGTGGCGCCGATGCTGCCGCCCGCGCCCTGCACGCCGTCCTCACAAGCCTCGAGGACTCTAAGGCTGAAGATATCGTCACCATCGACATCGCTGGAAAATCGGCACTGGGGGACTTCATGGTCGTCGTCTCCGGGCGCTCGAACAGGCATGTCATGGCGATCTCTGACCACCTGCTGACTGATCTCAAAGACGAGGGCCTTGGAAGCGCCCGTGTCGAAGGTCAGGAAGGCGGCGATTGGATCCTGATCGACACCGGCGATGTCATCGTCCATGTCTTCCGTCCTGAGATACGCGAGTTCTACAACATCGAAAAGATGTGGGCCGCGCCTGATATGGACGAGGAAACGGTGCACTAA
- a CDS encoding winged helix-turn-helix domain-containing protein, which produces MKSPAADTLTPILRISFPHQDRLGRGKMELLEHIRDTGSISAAGRAMDMSYRRAWLLVSDMNRMFRDPVVESQRGGQKGGGAALTPFGDELLARFRKMERMMKSTLAEDLAWLEANSSR; this is translated from the coding sequence ATGAAAAGCCCCGCCGCAGACACACTCACTCCGATTCTCCGCATCAGCTTTCCCCATCAAGACAGGCTTGGGCGCGGCAAGATGGAGCTGCTCGAACATATCAGGGACACGGGATCGATTTCCGCCGCCGGCAGAGCGATGGACATGTCCTATCGTCGCGCCTGGTTGCTTGTCAGCGACATGAACAGGATGTTCCGGGACCCCGTAGTCGAATCCCAGCGCGGTGGGCAGAAGGGAGGGGGTGCGGCTCTGACGCCGTTTGGCGATGAACTCCTTGCCCGCTTTCGAAAGATGGAGCGGATGATGAAGTCCACGCTTGCGGAGGATCTGGCATGGCTGGAGGCCAACAGTAGTCGCTGA
- a CDS encoding divergent polysaccharide deacetylase family protein, whose protein sequence is MNTDLHAPLGQNRKARRQRPGILRTGRVVAGICLVLIGASSLYTAFRGDGLKREAPSAQDQTAAPPSDAAPNQVPPQSPSAAAPNGVVSSNPRSGANVEQMVAGDGSVVTKYSPRQRDGNGPVLVDASQVGQDPRMAAIPNDTLLEETQLGRLPIVGPDGRRPMDQYARPWSGAHGTRIAIVVSGLGLSQTGTQRAIQQLPEEVTFAFAASGNSLQRWMQEARRGGHEILLQVPFEPFDYPANDPGPDTLLTSKSVAKNIESLHRAMGEITNYTGIMNYQGGRFLADPNAMEPVMRDIGKRGLLFLDDGTSAQTKTAVIAKGTEMPYAFADVQLDKQLDVNAIIGKLDELERVAKRNGQAIGVAAAFDESIDAIAQWTQEAAMRGIEIVGVAALTNDPKRP, encoded by the coding sequence TTGAATACCGATTTGCACGCACCTCTGGGACAGAATCGCAAGGCCAGGCGCCAGCGGCCCGGCATTCTGCGTACGGGTCGTGTTGTGGCCGGGATTTGCCTCGTCCTGATTGGGGCTTCGTCTCTCTATACGGCGTTTCGCGGCGACGGGTTGAAGCGGGAGGCGCCGTCGGCGCAAGACCAGACGGCCGCGCCACCTTCAGACGCCGCTCCGAACCAGGTGCCGCCGCAATCTCCATCCGCTGCTGCTCCCAATGGCGTGGTGTCTTCCAATCCAAGATCGGGTGCGAATGTAGAGCAGATGGTCGCAGGCGACGGATCTGTCGTCACGAAGTACTCTCCGAGACAACGCGACGGCAATGGCCCGGTGTTGGTCGATGCCTCGCAGGTCGGGCAGGATCCACGGATGGCGGCGATACCGAATGACACCCTTCTGGAAGAGACGCAGTTGGGACGGCTGCCGATCGTCGGGCCGGACGGGCGTCGCCCGATGGACCAGTATGCGCGACCATGGTCCGGTGCGCACGGAACACGCATCGCTATCGTCGTCAGTGGCCTCGGACTTAGCCAGACCGGTACACAGCGGGCCATCCAGCAATTGCCGGAGGAGGTCACGTTCGCGTTTGCCGCCAGCGGCAACAGTTTGCAGCGCTGGATGCAGGAAGCGCGCCGCGGTGGCCACGAGATCCTGCTGCAGGTTCCATTCGAGCCTTTTGATTACCCGGCGAACGATCCCGGACCCGACACGCTTCTGACGTCGAAGTCGGTTGCGAAGAATATTGAAAGCCTGCACCGGGCGATGGGCGAGATCACCAATTATACGGGCATCATGAACTATCAGGGTGGCCGCTTCCTTGCCGACCCGAACGCCATGGAGCCGGTCATGCGAGATATCGGAAAGCGCGGGCTGCTGTTTCTTGACGACGGAACCTCGGCCCAGACCAAGACCGCGGTGATCGCAAAGGGGACGGAGATGCCCTATGCCTTTGCCGATGTACAGCTGGACAAGCAGCTTGACGTGAACGCCATCATCGGGAAGCTGGACGAACTTGAACGCGTCGCAAAGCGCAATGGCCAGGCAATCGGCGTTGCCGCCGCCTTTGATGAGAGCATTGATGCCATCGCGCAATGGACGCAGGAAGCCGCCATGCGAGGAATTGAGATTGTCGGTGTTGCCGCGCTGACCAACGATCCCAAAAGGCCTTGA
- the modA gene encoding molybdate ABC transporter substrate-binding protein, giving the protein MRSRRQWIKFAAAAISAVFTGVAATPAAAAEKVTVFAAASLKNALDEANAAWAKDGGKEAVASYAASSALAKQIEGGAPADIFISADLDWMDYLAKKSLIRVDGRSNLLGNRIVLVATKDHAKPVEIKKGFDLAALLGDGKLAMGEVKSVPAGKYGKAALEALGVWPSVAAKVAGAESVRAALALVSRGEAPYGIVYQTDAAADTGVAVVGTFPADSHPPIVYPIAILSESKNPDARAYLEFLKSEKAAHFFTEQGFTILK; this is encoded by the coding sequence ATGCGCAGTCGCCGCCAATGGATCAAATTTGCCGCCGCTGCCATTTCGGCAGTCTTCACGGGTGTTGCCGCAACGCCTGCCGCAGCTGCGGAAAAGGTCACTGTTTTTGCGGCGGCCAGCCTGAAGAACGCGCTCGATGAAGCGAACGCCGCGTGGGCAAAGGACGGCGGTAAGGAAGCCGTTGCCTCCTATGCTGCGAGCTCGGCGCTTGCAAAGCAGATCGAAGGCGGCGCGCCTGCCGACATCTTCATCTCCGCCGACCTGGACTGGATGGACTATCTTGCGAAGAAGAGCCTGATCAGGGTCGACGGCCGGTCAAATCTGTTGGGTAACCGGATCGTACTTGTCGCAACCAAGGATCACGCCAAGCCGGTCGAGATCAAAAAGGGTTTTGACCTCGCTGCTCTGCTCGGTGACGGCAAACTCGCGATGGGCGAGGTGAAGTCTGTGCCGGCCGGCAAGTATGGCAAGGCTGCACTCGAAGCGCTTGGCGTGTGGCCCTCGGTTGCGGCCAAGGTCGCCGGTGCCGAGAGCGTTCGTGCCGCGCTCGCCCTGGTATCGCGCGGCGAGGCGCCTTATGGCATCGTGTACCAGACCGACGCCGCCGCCGATACGGGCGTTGCTGTCGTCGGCACGTTCCCGGCGGACTCGCATCCGCCGATCGTTTATCCAATTGCCATTCTCTCCGAGAGCAAGAACCCGGATGCTAGGGCTTACCTGGAATTCCTGAAATCGGAAAAGGCGGCTCATTTTTTTACCGAGCAAGGCTTCACCATCTTGAAATGA
- a CDS encoding nicotinate-nucleotide adenylyltransferase: protein MPHSERGMVVGLFGGSFNPPHEGHALVAEIAIKRLGLDQLWWMVTPGNPLKDRRHLLPLAERIVLSERLARHPSIKITAFERDFATSFTANTLARVKARNPHVHFIWIMGADSLKTFHLWQRWQDIVNTFPIAVIDRPGSTLSFLSSKMARTFDFARIDEDDSRALWKRRAPAWTFIHGPRSGLSSTAIRATNGALK, encoded by the coding sequence ATGCCGCATAGCGAGCGGGGCATGGTGGTCGGTCTTTTCGGCGGTTCGTTCAATCCGCCGCATGAGGGACACGCGCTGGTCGCCGAAATCGCAATCAAGCGTCTCGGCCTCGACCAGTTGTGGTGGATGGTCACTCCCGGCAATCCGCTGAAGGATCGGCGGCATCTGCTGCCGCTTGCCGAACGCATCGTTTTGAGCGAGCGGCTTGCCCGACATCCCTCGATCAAGATCACGGCGTTCGAGCGTGATTTCGCGACGAGCTTCACGGCGAACACGTTGGCGCGCGTCAAAGCGCGCAACCCGCATGTCCATTTCATCTGGATCATGGGGGCGGACAGCCTGAAGACTTTCCATCTGTGGCAACGCTGGCAGGACATCGTCAACACATTTCCGATTGCCGTTATCGACCGGCCGGGCTCCACGCTGTCGTTTCTGTCGTCGAAGATGGCGAGGACATTTGATTTCGCTCGCATCGATGAGGACGATTCCCGCGCGCTCTGGAAGCGGCGGGCACCAGCCTGGACGTTCATACACGGTCCTCGATCCGGCCTCAGCTCGACCGCCATCCGCGCCACGAACGGTGCCTTGAAATAA
- a CDS encoding S41 family peptidase: protein MIRRASLVLVGALMGATAMSVIYSAGVPAEAAGASTYKELSVFGDVFERVRAQYVTPPAEDKLIENAINGMLSSLDPHSSYMNAKDAADMQTQTKGEFGGLGIEVTMEDELVKVITPIDDTPAAKAGVLAGDYISEIDGQSVRGLKLEDAVEKMRGPVNTPIKLTLIRKGADKPIELTIVRDVVAVQAVKSRVEDDVGYLRVISFTEKTYPDLEKAIEKIKKTVPADKLKGYVLDLRLNPGGLLDQAIQVSDALLQRGEVVSTRGRNADETRRFNAGPGDLTDGKPVIVLINGGSASASEIVAGALQDLRRATVLGTRSFGKGSVQTIIPLGENGALRLTTALYYTPSGRSIQGTGITPDIKVEEPLPDDLKGKMVTEGESSLRGHIKGKSETDEGSGSVAYVPPDPKDDVQLNYALDLLRGKKTDPSFPPNPDKAVSAK, encoded by the coding sequence ATGATTCGTAGGGCTTCTCTTGTTCTGGTCGGCGCATTGATGGGTGCGACCGCGATGAGCGTTATCTATTCGGCGGGTGTTCCTGCGGAAGCGGCTGGAGCCTCCACTTACAAGGAGCTTTCCGTTTTTGGTGACGTCTTTGAGCGCGTGCGCGCGCAGTATGTGACACCGCCGGCCGAGGACAAGCTCATCGAAAATGCCATCAACGGCATGCTTTCATCGCTGGATCCGCATTCGAGCTACATGAATGCCAAGGATGCAGCCGATATGCAGACCCAGACGAAGGGCGAATTCGGCGGCCTCGGCATCGAGGTCACTATGGAAGACGAGCTTGTCAAGGTCATCACCCCGATCGACGACACGCCCGCAGCCAAGGCCGGCGTGCTTGCTGGTGATTACATCTCCGAGATCGATGGTCAGTCGGTCCGCGGCCTGAAGCTGGAAGATGCAGTCGAAAAGATGCGTGGCCCGGTCAACACGCCTATCAAGCTCACTCTGATCCGCAAGGGTGCTGATAAACCGATCGAGTTGACGATCGTTCGCGACGTCGTCGCGGTTCAGGCAGTCAAGTCGCGCGTCGAGGACGATGTCGGCTACCTGCGCGTTATCTCGTTTACGGAAAAGACCTACCCCGATCTTGAAAAAGCGATCGAGAAGATCAAGAAGACGGTTCCAGCCGACAAGCTGAAGGGCTACGTCCTCGACCTGCGTCTGAACCCTGGCGGTCTGCTCGATCAGGCAATCCAGGTATCGGATGCGCTGCTGCAGCGTGGCGAAGTGGTTTCCACCCGTGGCCGCAATGCGGACGAGACCCGCCGCTTCAACGCCGGGCCGGGCGACCTGACCGATGGAAAGCCAGTGATCGTGCTTATCAACGGCGGTTCGGCATCTGCTTCGGAAATCGTTGCCGGTGCGTTGCAGGATCTGCGCCGCGCCACCGTTCTCGGTACGCGCTCGTTCGGCAAGGGGTCGGTTCAGACGATCATCCCACTCGGCGAAAACGGAGCGCTGCGACTGACGACGGCGCTGTACTACACGCCATCGGGCCGCTCGATCCAAGGCACAGGCATCACGCCTGATATCAAGGTTGAGGAGCCCCTTCCGGATGACCTCAAGGGCAAGATGGTCACGGAAGGCGAGTCCAGCCTGCGCGGGCACATCAAGGGTAAGAGCGAGACGGACGAGGGCTCCGGTTCCGTTGCCTATGTTCCTCCGGATCCGAAGGACGACGTCCAGCTCAACTACGCACTTGACCTGCTTCGCGGCAAGAAGACTGATCCGTCCTTCCCGCCCAATCCGGACAAGGCCGTCAGCGCCAAGTAA
- a CDS encoding glutamate-5-semialdehyde dehydrogenase has product MLDTVAQSPDIDVLMNDIGRKAKAAARPLGFASTEAKNRALSAMADAILAGNDHILSENAKDLKDVAGTDMLESFVDRLTLTEKRIADMAEGIRAIAALKDPVGEVVAAWERPNGLKIERVRTPLGVIGVIFESRPNVTADAGALCLKAGNAVVLRCGSDSRRSSQAIHACLVQGLKAAGLPDHAIQLVPVTDRAAVGAMLRGLDGAIDVIVPRGGKSLVARVQNEARVPVFAHLEGLCHIYVDASADLRMAKEIVVNAKMRRTGICGAVETILVDSAAADTHLRPLLEAVAGAGCEIRGSAAVVQAMPGVKPATEEDWSTEYLDAIVSVAVVDGISGAIQHIQTYSSNHTEAVIAEDPTVVERFFTEVDSAILLHNASTQFADGGEFGMGAEIGIATGKMHARGPVGVEQLTSFKYRVHGTGQTRP; this is encoded by the coding sequence ATGCTTGATACCGTTGCGCAGAGCCCTGACATTGACGTGCTGATGAACGACATCGGCCGCAAGGCAAAGGCCGCGGCGCGACCGTTGGGCTTTGCATCCACCGAGGCGAAGAACAGGGCGTTGAGTGCCATGGCAGATGCGATCCTCGCCGGCAACGATCACATCCTCTCGGAGAATGCCAAGGATCTTAAGGACGTCGCCGGCACTGATATGCTCGAGTCCTTCGTCGATCGTTTGACTTTGACCGAAAAGCGTATCGCCGACATGGCCGAGGGTATCCGCGCGATTGCCGCCCTCAAGGATCCGGTCGGCGAGGTGGTCGCAGCCTGGGAGCGGCCGAATGGCTTGAAGATCGAGCGCGTTCGCACACCGCTCGGCGTCATCGGGGTGATTTTCGAGAGCCGTCCGAACGTGACGGCGGATGCGGGTGCGCTTTGCCTGAAAGCCGGCAATGCGGTCGTTCTGCGTTGTGGTTCGGACTCTCGGCGTTCTTCGCAGGCGATCCATGCCTGCCTCGTACAGGGCTTGAAGGCCGCCGGACTTCCAGACCATGCCATTCAGCTCGTGCCGGTGACCGACAGGGCCGCCGTCGGCGCGATGCTGCGCGGACTGGATGGTGCAATCGACGTTATCGTTCCGCGTGGCGGCAAGAGTCTTGTGGCGCGCGTTCAGAATGAGGCCCGAGTGCCCGTCTTCGCGCACCTCGAGGGGCTTTGCCATATTTATGTGGACGCGTCCGCCGATCTCCGTATGGCGAAGGAGATCGTCGTCAATGCGAAGATGCGGCGCACGGGTATCTGCGGTGCAGTGGAGACGATTCTCGTCGATAGTGCTGCAGCCGATACACATCTTCGTCCGCTGCTGGAAGCCGTGGCGGGAGCCGGTTGCGAGATCCGCGGTTCGGCCGCCGTTGTTCAGGCAATGCCTGGCGTGAAGCCCGCCACGGAGGAAGACTGGTCGACAGAGTATCTGGATGCCATCGTTTCGGTCGCCGTCGTCGACGGCATTTCCGGCGCGATCCAGCATATCCAGACCTACTCCTCCAACCACACCGAGGCCGTGATTGCCGAGGATCCAACCGTGGTGGAGAGGTTCTTCACCGAGGTTGATTCGGCGATCCTGCTGCACAATGCATCGACGCAATTTGCCGATGGCGGTGAGTTCGGAATGGGTGCCGAGATCGGCATCGCGACCGGCAAGATGCACGCTCGCGGCCCTGTGGGCGTCGAGCAGCTGACATCCTTCAAATACCGCGTGCACGGCACCGGACAGACCCGGCCCTGA
- a CDS encoding RNA pyrophosphohydrolase, which produces MSKPIAKAEDLPYRPCVGVMILNRQGLVWAGRRIPEENSEYDGSPQLWQMPQGGMDKGEDPLQAAYRELYEETGIRTVTLLAEAKNWINYDLPPQLVGIGLKGKFRGQTQRWFAFRFDGDESEIAINPPPGGHAAEFDAWDWKPMESLPGLIVPFKRAVYEQVVDEFRHLADLSAAE; this is translated from the coding sequence ATGAGCAAGCCGATCGCTAAAGCCGAGGACCTTCCGTATCGCCCCTGCGTCGGCGTTATGATCCTCAACCGCCAGGGCCTCGTATGGGCGGGGCGAAGGATTCCGGAAGAGAATTCCGAGTATGATGGATCGCCGCAGCTTTGGCAGATGCCGCAGGGCGGCATGGACAAGGGCGAGGATCCGCTCCAGGCCGCCTACCGCGAACTTTACGAGGAAACAGGGATTCGCACTGTGACGCTGCTCGCGGAAGCCAAGAACTGGATCAACTACGATTTGCCGCCGCAATTGGTCGGCATCGGGCTGAAGGGAAAGTTCCGCGGCCAAACACAGCGCTGGTTCGCGTTCCGTTTCGATGGAGACGAGAGCGAGATCGCGATCAATCCGCCACCTGGGGGCCATGCCGCTGAATTCGATGCCTGGGATTGGAAGCCGATGGAAAGCCTGCCCGGTCTCATCGTGCCCTTCAAACGGGCTGTCTACGAGCAGGTCGTCGATGAGTTCAGGCACCTGGCTGACCTGAGTGCCGCAGAGTGA
- a CDS encoding murein hydrolase activator EnvC family protein has product MPTRAFKQKYVILSALAAGLSVSVTAIANRPFAVSAFAQDASRDTGPPASTASGAAAATTTVVAQPPADPAADLAKKRDETRAQLEALSKTIGLSSDKVAELQKSIADLDKSTSSVRQALIDSATRRKSLEKQILESEKKLANLGVKEDAVRGSLHERRGLLAEVLGALQRMGRNPPPALLVTPDDALASVRSAILLGAVVPGIRKETDKLAADLANLSSLQAASAAEKSSLTATMTNSIEEERRMDLLLAENEKLSRSSAAQLDAERKRSEDLASKATSLEGLVASMETEIASVREAAAAARQAEENRKLLTDEQRAQAKALAESGVPDKNRIAPAYPFGELKAKLELPVAGDILRQFGDADGTGHEAMGMTLATNPETVVTAPADGLVVYAGAFRSYGQMIILDTGDGYHLVLSGMETISTRQGKFVFSGEPLAAMGAKRVASATALALETNRPTLYIEFRKDGKPVDSRPWWTAKDTGKARNDS; this is encoded by the coding sequence ATGCCGACACGTGCGTTCAAGCAAAAATACGTCATTCTGTCGGCCTTGGCCGCAGGCTTGAGCGTCTCTGTGACGGCAATTGCGAACCGACCCTTCGCCGTCAGCGCCTTCGCGCAGGACGCGTCGAGAGATACCGGACCGCCGGCCTCGACAGCATCCGGGGCGGCTGCTGCGACGACGACCGTGGTGGCACAACCGCCCGCCGATCCGGCGGCCGACCTGGCGAAGAAACGGGACGAGACAAGGGCTCAGCTTGAAGCCTTGTCGAAGACGATTGGCCTCTCGTCCGATAAGGTTGCCGAGCTTCAGAAGAGCATCGCCGATTTGGACAAGAGCACCAGCAGTGTTCGTCAGGCGCTGATCGATTCGGCGACGCGGCGTAAGTCGCTCGAGAAACAGATCCTGGAGAGCGAAAAGAAGCTTGCCAATCTGGGCGTAAAAGAAGATGCGGTTCGGGGGTCGCTGCATGAACGGCGCGGCTTGCTGGCCGAGGTGCTGGGTGCCTTGCAGCGCATGGGGCGTAATCCGCCGCCGGCGCTACTTGTCACGCCTGATGACGCGCTTGCCTCGGTACGGAGCGCAATCCTGCTTGGCGCGGTGGTTCCCGGCATCCGGAAGGAGACCGACAAGCTCGCCGCCGATCTCGCCAACCTTTCTTCGTTGCAGGCTGCAAGCGCTGCCGAGAAGTCCAGCCTCACCGCAACGATGACGAACAGCATCGAGGAGGAGCGCCGCATGGACCTGCTTCTCGCCGAGAACGAAAAGCTGAGCCGCAGCAGCGCCGCGCAACTGGATGCGGAGAGGAAACGCTCGGAAGATCTTGCCAGCAAGGCGACAAGCCTGGAGGGTCTGGTCGCATCGATGGAAACCGAGATCGCATCGGTTCGCGAAGCCGCCGCTGCAGCCCGCCAGGCCGAGGAGAACCGCAAGCTCTTGACCGACGAGCAGCGCGCCCAAGCCAAGGCGCTCGCAGAGAGCGGTGTGCCTGATAAAAACCGCATTGCGCCCGCATATCCCTTCGGAGAATTGAAGGCGAAGCTGGAATTGCCTGTGGCAGGCGATATCCTCCGCCAGTTCGGCGATGCCGACGGAACCGGCCATGAGGCGATGGGAATGACGCTTGCCACCAATCCGGAAACGGTGGTCACCGCTCCCGCTGACGGGCTTGTTGTCTATGCGGGCGCATTCCGCAGCTACGGCCAAATGATCATCCTCGACACCGGCGACGGCTACCACCTCGTCCTCTCCGGAATGGAGACGATCAGCACGCGCCAGGGCAAGTTCGTTTTCTCCGGCGAGCCGCTTGCTGCCATGGGCGCAAAAAGAGTGGCGAGCGCAACAGCATTGGCGCTGGAAACCAACCGTCCAACGCTTTACATTGAATTTCGAAAAGATGGAAAACCGGTCGATTCCCGGCCTTGGTGGACCGCTAAAGACACTGGAAAGGCACGCAATGATTCGTAG
- the modB gene encoding molybdate ABC transporter permease subunit, producing the protein MDALGLSNDEWTAILLSLRVSVVAMLASLPFGIGVALLLARGRFWGKSVLNGVVHLPLILPPVVTGFILLILFGRRGPIGSFLDQYFGIVLSFRWTGAALACAVMAFPLMVRSIRLSIEAVDRKLEEAAGTLGASPIWVFLTITLPLTLPGIIAGMVLSFAKAMGEFGATITFVSNIPGETQTLSSAIYSFTQVPGGDAGALRLTLVAIAISMVALLASEFLSRIAGRRIDPE; encoded by the coding sequence TTGGATGCGCTCGGCCTGAGCAATGATGAATGGACGGCGATCTTGCTCAGCCTGCGCGTGTCAGTGGTGGCGATGCTGGCGAGTCTCCCGTTTGGCATCGGGGTCGCCCTTCTGCTCGCGCGCGGGCGGTTTTGGGGTAAGTCGGTTCTCAATGGTGTCGTTCACCTGCCGCTGATCCTGCCCCCTGTCGTCACGGGCTTCATTTTACTGATCCTCTTCGGGCGGCGCGGGCCGATCGGCAGTTTTCTCGATCAGTATTTCGGCATCGTATTATCTTTCCGCTGGACAGGTGCAGCACTTGCCTGCGCGGTCATGGCCTTTCCCTTGATGGTGCGCAGCATCCGGCTTTCGATCGAAGCGGTCGATCGAAAATTGGAGGAGGCAGCCGGCACGCTGGGAGCCAGTCCAATCTGGGTCTTTCTGACGATCACGCTACCCCTGACGCTCCCTGGGATCATTGCCGGCATGGTTCTTTCCTTTGCCAAAGCGATGGGAGAGTTCGGGGCGACGATTACGTTCGTCTCCAACATTCCGGGCGAGACGCAGACGCTTTCGTCCGCGATCTATTCCTTTACGCAGGTGCCGGGCGGTGATGCCGGCGCTTTGCGATTGACCCTCGTCGCCATCGCCATCTCGATGGTCGCGTTGCTTGCCTCGGAATTCCTCTCCCGCATCGCCGGTCGGAGGATCGATCCGGAATGA
- the rlmH gene encoding 23S rRNA (pseudouridine(1915)-N(3))-methyltransferase RlmH: MRVGLFAVGRLKSGPEKDLAARYFDRFAKAGPAVGLEFSRVAEVAESRASNADTRKRDEAAMLQKSLADGSVLILLDERGKALDSEGFASLLGNYRDQGKRDLTIAIGGADGLDPSLYDLADATLCLGKMTWPHQLVRTLIAEQLYRAVTILSGHPYHRP, from the coding sequence ATGCGTGTTGGTCTTTTTGCAGTGGGGCGGCTGAAGTCCGGCCCGGAGAAAGATCTTGCGGCCCGCTATTTCGATCGCTTTGCCAAGGCCGGCCCCGCGGTTGGCCTCGAATTCTCCCGCGTGGCCGAAGTTGCCGAAAGTCGTGCCTCGAATGCCGATACCCGCAAGCGTGACGAAGCGGCGATGCTGCAAAAGTCGCTGGCCGATGGGAGCGTTCTCATTCTGTTGGACGAGCGGGGCAAGGCATTGGATAGCGAAGGATTTGCCAGCCTCCTTGGAAACTATCGCGATCAGGGAAAGCGCGACCTGACGATTGCTATCGGCGGTGCCGACGGTCTCGATCCGTCGCTATACGACCTTGCCGATGCCACCCTTTGTCTCGGCAAGATGACCTGGCCGCATCAGTTGGTTCGCACGCTGATTGCAGAACAGTTGTACCGAGCCGTTACGATCCTTTCGGGCCATCCATATCATCGCCCCTAG